ACAGTCATGTAAGTTTCAGATTGTATACATTTTGGTGTTTGTGCATCATGGTGTGTTTACacagatgtttgtgtgtgtgtgtgcgtgtgtgtgtgtgtgtgttcagtatgTGGAGAAGCTGGACCTCAGTGGCTTTGTGTCCTTGAAGGACGACTGCAGTCGGGACAGAAACCTGGAGGCAGCCAGACTCATCCTGCGCATGAAGGATGGAGAGACCAAACTCACAGTAATgccactcaaaacacacacacacacgcacactaaaATGAACACTTTTTGCAAGGTGTAACAGTGCTATCATCTTTTCTAGGCACCTAACCTGGAATCAAGGGAGCTGTGGAAAGGTTTCCTCTACTCCGTTGTAGATGTAAATATTCATCTTTTGCACACCTGCATCAATCTGTATCTCCCTTGTGTGATCTTAAAAATATTCTCCTCTCTGTCCATTCGCAGCTGAATGTACCGTCCTGTCTCACGTTGCTGCCGGGCCAGCTGCAGATGCTGAAGGAGGTGGTGGACAAAGAAAGGTCCAGACGGAGAACCCGCACTCCCACGCGCGCTCCTCCCTCGCCCCTCTCTGTGCCTTTAGTAGGAGAGATCCCACCGTGAGTTCTCCGTTCTctgagtttgtgtgtgatgtgtgattATATGACCattaataatgtgtgtgtgtgtgtgtgtgtgtgtgtgtgtgtggcatgcaGGTGTTTTCGACCAGTGTCTCGAACAGAGGCTGAAGTCCTTTTAGAGAGACACCCGGACTGTGGCAACATGTTGCTCCGGCCAGGCAGAGATGGGTGCTCATTGGCTGTCACTACTCGGCAGGACCTCAACGGGTAAACAACTGCTGAACATCTGAGCACTACAGCTGCAAAAGTCAAGAGTCTGACACTACATTCACTGCAAATGTCACAAGCTTTGTGTTTCTCTCTTTTGCTCCAGGTCAGTGTTCAGACATTACCGTGTGACTCAGAGGGACCAAGGTGGTTATGTCATTGATGTAGAAAATCCTGTAAGTGTTTCACACTTACAGTTTCTGTAGAAATAGTCAAGATTGTGTTTTTACAGGAAAACCCTCAGGTTAGGGATTCATCAATCTAACAGTTTCCCTCCCAATACAGTTTCCAATACTTTAAATCAGGGTATCAGATACCAGTGCTTTTCCTAGATTTATAACCTGCATAACACTCCACTAAAAACTTGAGTCCATGGTTTGTCGTAACTGATGCGACTGATTGCAGGAACATGTACTTTTATAATACCcctataaagaaaaaaatgctaaTGTACGCAATACATTGGCCAATACCTGATCTGCTTCATTGTATTGGTAACAATACAAAACCGGCATATTTGATCGATGCATCCCTGTCATGGGGTTAGATATTTGAAAAGATAGAAAACACATAACAGAGCTGTTAAGTGGAGAGATGAATATTTGATTCTGCAAATCTCCAAAAGGCTCTCTGTCCTGTTtgctgtcagaaaaaaaaaaaacttctggtGACAACTTGTCAGAAGTAAATATAGCTAGTATCTTCACATATATTCATGTATTTTCTAAAGGTCTTTTTCAATTTTGAGGATTTTTTGGCAACAACTCGGCACACAAAGGgttacaatattacaatatttgaAGAGGAAATATAGAACATAACATTTGAGAAATGCTTTGAGATGATGGCAATCAACAATGTCTCAGACTGTATGTAAACAGCATCTTTAGGCGTATAATACAACAGGTTCTCTCTTCCAGATTCCCTGTGCTTCACTGCATGAGGTCATCGACGCTCTGGTAGAGAAGACAGCAGGAACTCTGCAGCCTTTCCTACTGGAGGAGCCTTACGAAGAGAATATCAGTGAGGCGACCATGCAGCACACGCACATTCTCAAGattcttttgttgtctgtctATGGGGTTTTTCTTGCAAGTAATCAATGAGGCTGACCGTGTTAAATTCTGTTTGTGTCATCAGCATATGTTTCTGCCAATGATGAGAATGGAGAAAGGATCCTGCACACTGCCCCCTCCAGCCCCCTGCCAAAGGCTCCTGCCCTGCCTCCAAAACAAGGTTTGTCTCGGTCACCTAAACCACATGCAGACAGTCGCAGACAGACAGCAATACTGATCACTGCTTATATTCTGGTGCAGATCGTTGGCCCGGCAGCCCCCTGTCCAGGTCTCCCGCCCCCGACCGCCGTATCCTGACCTCACCAGTGCCGGCCTCGCCCACCAACCCGATGAGACGGCTCATCCTCTCCCCTTCACCTCTCGCACAGAGTGAGTACACAATGCAGATCTCACCTGCTGCAGTCCACCcttatttacagtaaataaacaacaacacacattcAGTAGCAATACAGTTAACAAATGATCTAGAAACACGTAGATCTACTGTACATAAAAGCAGACCTAACGTGATGCGTTTCTACTGTCTTCCCACAGCACTTAATGAGGAACTCAAAATGAAGCTAGAGAAGAGACGAGCCAGTCAGGAGTGATGTTTTCATAAGGAACAACATCCTGTCACAGCATACTCAATATCTTCAGCGCCAAATCCCTTCTCACCGCAGCTATGTATTCATTCTGTGCCTTCTAGGTGGCAGACAAGGGAGTACGAATACCGCCACTTTCTCATAGGGAGATACAAAATGTTGGACTTTGATGGTTATATGGACTCTGGTTAGCTCCTTAAGAGCATGAATGGCTGGTAAACACTGGATTAGGTTCATAAAACCTCGTAAACGGCTGCCTGCCTTTGGTTAGGGTAACAATCCACTAGTGCTTTGTCCACTTGCATAAAGCTGTTTACAAAGTGCCACTGAGCAAAAACAATAGTGCcacaacaaatacattttccttCAGAATACAGTCCACACTGAATCAATATGACTGGCAGCTATCAGAGAAGCACTGACACGTTCAGGACCACCAACTGAGCCTGATGTTTTCTC
This Sander lucioperca isolate FBNREF2018 chromosome 9, SLUC_FBN_1.2, whole genome shotgun sequence DNA region includes the following protein-coding sequences:
- the stap2a gene encoding signal-transducing adaptor protein 2a; protein product: MIPRHSRLHQPAVGLLPQHYLIGEGVSLPELLSSPLSSVGAQPATLMAAAPVRQRSGPGGPRAQLPPCYYEGYLEKRGPKEKASRRLWTCLCGNSLYFFNNAKDSHYVEKLDLSGFVSLKDDCSRDRNLEAARLILRMKDGETKLTAPNLESRELWKGFLYSVVDLNVPSCLTLLPGQLQMLKEVVDKERSRRRTRTPTRAPPSPLSVPLVGEIPPCFRPVSRTEAEVLLERHPDCGNMLLRPGRDGCSLAVTTRQDLNGSVFRHYRVTQRDQGGYVIDVENPIPCASLHEVIDALVEKTAGTLQPFLLEEPYEENITYVSANDENGERILHTAPSSPLPKAPALPPKQDRWPGSPLSRSPAPDRRILTSPVPASPTNPMRRLILSPSPLAQTLNEELKMKLEKRRASQE